The genomic window AGTGTGTACTTACAGCAAGGCGGTCAATTCGATCAGTACCAAGTTACGCAAACTGTAAACGGTGCCAATGCACATGTTTGGGGTTACGAATTGGCTTGGCAACAACAGTTAACCTTTTTACCAGGCTTCTTAAATGGTTTTGGTATTTATGCCAACTACACGAAAATTCAATCTAAATTTAAGGTTCCGGGCATCGTAAGCGAGCGTACCGTTCGTTTGCCATCTATGCGTCCAAAAGTAGGAAATGCCTCATTGTCTTATGAAAAATATGGTTTCTCTGGTCGTTTATCGTTAAACTTCTACGATACGTTTATTGATGAATTAGCTGATGTACAAGCGAACGATTTGATGGAAAAGGGAAGAGTGCAATTGGATTTCTCTGCTTCTCAAAAAATCAATAAAAAGTTTACCATTTTCATGGGCATTAGCAACATCAACAATGCGCAAACCATACTTGATTTTGGCGATGGCAGACCTAACGACCACAAATATTACTCTAGATGGGCAAATCTAGGTTTCAAATACAATCCATTTTATAAATAAACATGATTACAACTTTTAAGAAAAAGATGACCTTTTTGGCGGCGCTAGTTTTAGTGCTGCCAACTTTGGCAAAAGCGCAAGAATTTAAAGCAGGCAAGTTTCCAGATAGAATTATCTTGACCTGGTCTGCAGATCCGAAAACTACACAGGCGGTTACTTGGCGTACAGACAGTACGGTTAACAAAAGCTTTGCACAAATTTTGGTAGAAGATAGTTCTCCGAAACTGGATAAACCAGAAGCAAAAGAATATCAGGCTAAAACAGAAGTGCTAAAAGGAAAAGGTTACGAAACAGCAAACTACCACAGCGTAAATTTCGAAGGCTTAACTCCTAATAAATTGTACACTTACCGGGTAGGAGATGGTACCAATTGGAGCGAATGGTTTCAGTTTAAAACTGCGCCAGAGAAAGATCAGCCTTTTTCTTTTATTTATCTTGGCGATGCACAGAATGATATCCGTTCAAAGTGGTCGAGGGTAATTAGAAAAGCTTTTGCTGCACATGGCGATGCCCGTTTCATCGTTCACGCTGGTGATTTGATTAACCGTTCTAACAATGACAACGAATGGGGCGAGTGGCATTTTGGCGGTGGTTTCATCAACGGAATGATTCCAAGTATTCCTTCTTCTGGCAACCACGAATATTTTCGCGATGAGCAAAAAACTTTAACCTTAGATCCACATTGGAGAGCGCAATATACCTTGCCAGAAAACGGACCTAAAGGTTTGGAAGAATCGGTTTACTATGTAGATTATGCCAATGCTCGTATCATTTCTTTGAACTCGCAAATGATTGTGCTGGATTCTACTTCTTTAAAAGCACAGGCAGTTTGGTTAGAGGAGGTATTGAAGAACAATCCAAAACGTTGGACAATGATTACCTACCACCACCCAATTTATTCTACTGCAAAAGGAAGAGATAATAAAGAGTTTAGAGAGTTGTTTAAACCGCTTTTCGATAAATATCACGTAGACTTATTAATGCAAGGGCACGATCATACTTACAGCCGTGGGCAGAATTTACCTACTGGAGTTTCTGGCAAAGTTGGCGGGCCAATGTATGTGGTTTCTGTAGCCGGACCAAAAATGTACAAAGTAGATGTAAATCCTAAATGGATGGATGTTTTTGCCGAAAACACGCAATTGTTCCAAATCATTAATATAGATGGCGAAAACTTAACTTATACCGCTTACAAGGCATCAGGAGAAGTTTTCGATAGCTTTAAACTGAAGAAAG from Pedobacter sp. SL55 includes these protein-coding regions:
- a CDS encoding purple acid phosphatase family protein, with protein sequence MITTFKKKMTFLAALVLVLPTLAKAQEFKAGKFPDRIILTWSADPKTTQAVTWRTDSTVNKSFAQILVEDSSPKLDKPEAKEYQAKTEVLKGKGYETANYHSVNFEGLTPNKLYTYRVGDGTNWSEWFQFKTAPEKDQPFSFIYLGDAQNDIRSKWSRVIRKAFAAHGDARFIVHAGDLINRSNNDNEWGEWHFGGGFINGMIPSIPSSGNHEYFRDEQKTLTLDPHWRAQYTLPENGPKGLEESVYYVDYANARIISLNSQMIVLDSTSLKAQAVWLEEVLKNNPKRWTMITYHHPIYSTAKGRDNKEFRELFKPLFDKYHVDLLMQGHDHTYSRGQNLPTGVSGKVGGPMYVVSVAGPKMYKVDVNPKWMDVFAENTQLFQIINIDGENLTYTAYKASGEVFDSFKLKKASKDKAAVFTDLNKNKK